A genomic region of Alicyclobacillus sp. SO9 contains the following coding sequences:
- the menE gene encoding o-succinylbenzoate--CoA ligase, with product MEAPATWIPDWLHQRKLTHPDVAALSTPSGTFSYRELHELATGMAGALRQRKVTGRVGVLAKDGHLYALSVHALIQAQLTITPLNWRLRVPELAWQLQDAKVSWLLHDTEKAAEARELQKHVAGLQLINLAEMSPVNPGTQNTHINLNHVHAVIYTSGTTGRPKGAQLTFGNEWWSAVGAALQLGTVPGDKWLVPMPLFHVGGMSVLLRCLIYGATAVIHNGFDAALVNEAIDNEGISLVSVVPTMLQRMFDEHGESGYPSSLRAVLLGGSAASKGLLERAQELGVPVAQSYGLTETSSQVCTLSPADGLKKIGSSGLPSVMNEVIIVNPQARQDGRDPMAAQRPPLEPGEIVVRGPSVFGGYLNRPEETRAAISGDWLWTGDVGYQDSDGYLYVLDRRKDMIVSGGENIYPAEIESVLEKHENIAEAAVVGVTDQDWGQVPLAVIVPCGKAVSTSELQDYCRKQLAGYKVPKDFIEIEHLPRNASGKLLRRILQEWLEKDWQTTKH from the coding sequence GTGGAAGCACCGGCAACATGGATTCCAGATTGGCTGCACCAACGGAAGCTGACACATCCGGATGTTGCGGCTCTGTCCACTCCGTCCGGCACCTTTAGTTACCGGGAATTGCATGAGCTTGCGACTGGGATGGCAGGCGCTTTGCGCCAACGCAAGGTCACAGGACGAGTTGGTGTCTTAGCGAAGGATGGGCACTTATATGCACTTTCGGTACATGCGCTGATTCAAGCACAGTTGACGATTACACCGCTCAACTGGCGTTTACGTGTTCCAGAGTTGGCGTGGCAGCTCCAGGATGCAAAAGTGTCCTGGTTGCTGCATGATACTGAGAAAGCAGCGGAAGCCAGGGAACTGCAGAAACACGTCGCGGGACTGCAGTTGATAAACTTGGCTGAGATGTCTCCGGTCAACCCGGGGACGCAGAATACGCATATCAATTTGAATCACGTTCATGCCGTCATTTATACCTCCGGAACCACTGGTAGGCCGAAAGGTGCGCAACTGACTTTCGGAAACGAGTGGTGGTCGGCTGTGGGGGCTGCGTTGCAGCTTGGAACTGTGCCTGGGGACAAATGGCTCGTTCCCATGCCCCTGTTTCACGTCGGCGGAATGTCAGTACTGCTGCGTTGTTTGATTTATGGCGCGACTGCGGTGATTCATAATGGGTTTGATGCTGCTCTTGTCAACGAGGCAATTGACAATGAGGGGATATCCCTTGTTTCCGTCGTTCCAACGATGTTACAACGCATGTTTGATGAGCACGGTGAGAGTGGGTATCCATCCTCGCTGCGGGCAGTCCTGTTGGGAGGAAGTGCCGCCTCTAAAGGCTTGCTCGAGCGTGCGCAAGAACTTGGTGTTCCGGTTGCTCAGAGTTACGGACTCACGGAGACGTCCTCACAAGTGTGTACTTTGTCGCCAGCAGACGGTCTGAAGAAAATTGGATCGTCAGGACTGCCGTCGGTGATGAATGAAGTCATCATTGTCAATCCACAAGCGCGACAAGATGGCCGAGACCCCATGGCGGCTCAGAGACCGCCCCTTGAACCTGGCGAAATCGTCGTTCGCGGACCCTCGGTTTTTGGAGGTTACTTAAACCGTCCTGAAGAGACGAGGGCTGCCATTTCCGGCGATTGGTTGTGGACGGGAGACGTAGGGTATCAGGACAGTGACGGATATTTGTACGTGCTTGACAGACGCAAGGATATGATTGTCTCCGGCGGTGAAAACATCTATCCTGCTGAAATTGAATCAGTGCTCGAAAAACACGAGAACATTGCTGAAGCTGCGGTGGTTGGCGTCACGGACCAGGACTGGGGACAGGTACCGCTTGCAGTGATTGTCCCTTGCGGGAAAGCCGTCAGCACTTCGGAATTGCAAGACTACTGTCGGAAGCAACTGGCTGGGTATAAGGTTCCGAAAGACTTTATTGAGATTGAACACCTGCCGCGAAATGCGTCAGGGAAACTATTGCGAAGGATCTTACAGGAATGGTTGGAGAAGGACTGGCAAACAACAAAACACTGA
- the menD gene encoding 2-succinyl-5-enolpyruvyl-6-hydroxy-3-cyclohexene-1-carboxylic-acid synthase gives MAENEHLALVGAFVEQLYHAGVRDVCISPGSRSTPFTMAFARHGKFSIWSILDERSSGFFAVGLARAKLQPVALVCTSGTAVGNYLPAVMEAHNARLPLLLLTGDRPPELYDSGANQTSFQRGILAPFVKWEHQMPVPKLTDVLRRHARAAAVRAAAVCAAVPAGPVHVNWPFREPLIIPTETDAAASASASVEQHSHFSEIRVWPSQPKISETQMTQLHQEFHQYERGVIVCGAMHQEESAQAVVNLASSLGWPVIADPLSHLRTGNHRKEKVINTADLLLRSLEFQAAMMPELILRFGAAPTSKALLQYIERHAACRQAVVDANPLWRDPVFTTTDVIQADPVDFCNELAALAAGTNQMRSTWLEQWQALNDAANDLLQKAGAEEFWYEGQLVPELVEALPQRANVFIGNSMPIRDFDSFLALTQKSLKLFANRGVSGIDGVVSSALGVAAANPAEPTVLVIGDVSFYHDLNALLAAQRNDIDLLVVVVNNNGGGIFSFLPQAEYEDTFYHFRTPHGVNYSGTEQLYGAKYSTASSWTEFRTEMDSLVRESGLRVLELQFDTDDNVLKHKEIVERIVKGVEALL, from the coding sequence ATGGCTGAGAATGAGCACTTGGCACTCGTAGGCGCGTTTGTGGAACAGCTCTATCATGCGGGGGTGAGGGATGTGTGTATCTCTCCAGGATCGCGATCGACCCCGTTCACCATGGCCTTTGCACGCCATGGAAAATTTTCTATTTGGTCCATTTTAGATGAACGGTCGTCCGGCTTCTTTGCCGTTGGACTGGCGCGTGCCAAGCTGCAGCCAGTAGCACTTGTTTGCACCTCTGGAACCGCTGTCGGAAATTACTTGCCGGCTGTGATGGAGGCCCACAACGCTCGCTTGCCGCTGCTGCTCTTGACGGGGGACCGCCCGCCGGAGCTATATGACAGCGGTGCCAATCAGACCAGCTTTCAGCGGGGAATCTTAGCTCCTTTTGTAAAGTGGGAACACCAAATGCCTGTCCCAAAATTGACTGATGTCTTGAGGCGCCACGCGCGGGCTGCTGCAGTCCGGGCCGCTGCCGTTTGTGCTGCAGTACCTGCTGGTCCGGTACACGTTAACTGGCCGTTTCGCGAGCCCCTGATTATCCCGACAGAAACAGATGCGGCGGCGAGTGCATCTGCTTCTGTCGAGCAGCACTCACACTTCTCCGAAATTCGCGTCTGGCCCTCGCAGCCCAAAATCTCCGAAACCCAAATGACGCAGTTACATCAGGAATTCCATCAATATGAGCGCGGCGTCATTGTTTGCGGAGCTATGCACCAGGAAGAGAGTGCGCAAGCTGTCGTGAATCTTGCCTCAAGTCTTGGCTGGCCCGTCATTGCCGACCCATTGTCCCACCTCCGTACTGGTAATCATCGTAAAGAAAAGGTTATCAATACGGCAGATCTTTTGCTTCGTTCGCTTGAATTTCAAGCTGCCATGATGCCGGAGCTGATTCTCAGGTTCGGAGCCGCACCGACGTCAAAGGCACTGCTGCAATATATTGAAAGACACGCCGCATGCCGGCAGGCGGTTGTTGATGCAAATCCGCTGTGGCGCGATCCCGTTTTCACAACAACAGATGTGATCCAAGCGGACCCGGTCGACTTTTGCAATGAATTGGCAGCCTTGGCGGCGGGAACCAACCAGATGCGCTCTACGTGGCTTGAGCAGTGGCAGGCGCTGAACGACGCAGCAAATGACCTGTTGCAAAAAGCGGGTGCAGAGGAGTTTTGGTACGAGGGTCAACTGGTACCGGAACTCGTTGAGGCTTTGCCGCAAAGAGCCAATGTCTTTATCGGAAACAGCATGCCTATTCGCGATTTTGACTCGTTTTTGGCATTGACACAGAAGTCGTTGAAACTGTTTGCGAACCGCGGCGTCAGCGGCATTGATGGAGTGGTTTCATCGGCCTTAGGTGTAGCAGCCGCCAATCCCGCGGAGCCAACGGTCCTTGTCATTGGGGACGTTTCCTTCTACCATGACTTAAATGCCCTTTTGGCAGCTCAGAGAAACGATATCGATTTGCTGGTGGTTGTAGTAAACAATAACGGCGGCGGTATCTTTTCATTTCTTCCTCAGGCAGAGTATGAGGATACTTTTTACCATTTTCGCACACCACATGGCGTGAATTACTCGGGCACAGAACAGCTTTACGGGGCAAAATACAGTACGGCCTCCAGTTGGACTGAGTTTCGCACTGAAATGGATTCCCTTGTTCGGGAATCTGGGCTTCGAGTGCTGGAACTGCAATTTGACACAGATGACAACGTTCTGAAACATAAGGAAATTGTGGAGCGGATTGTCAAGGGTGTTGAGGCGCTGCTATGA
- a CDS encoding isochorismate synthase MenF, whose protein sequence is MVGEGLANNKTLTVDVTLFKETLAEHIRRAFHKYPGQLKNVVVRVSMPALVDFEWLAAAVSASPLSAWDYVWYAPEQEILLAGFGVSDEITASGDGRFEDIREQMSGYHLEQSDTGNEFVPPLWFGGYSFDPNRRGAPWLDWPDARFILPRWQFRAGREQTVTFQTRLDEGIDIEAVVQEAVSDLTAWLTPQEQHTDAFSPFLQSTRLSPIGKDDLSQGYEQWRDAVEATAREIGNMEYRKAVLARCMEIPLESGANLALALRQLVTSYPQSVTFALRQGEQVFLGASPERLVRVMNREVHVDCLAGSIRRGDTADEDTEMGRQLLESDKDRHEHAVVVDYVVTSIADKISELDVASQPILRRLANVQHLYTPVRGQLDNGDVLQLVERLHPTPAVAGDPRPTALSVIQKREQTVRGWYAGAVGFVSASGDGEFVVALRSGLLEPGRGYLFAGAGIMAESTPEKEWQETKLKLRPMQTALQHSHIGGKTDG, encoded by the coding sequence ATGGTTGGAGAAGGACTGGCAAACAACAAAACACTGACAGTTGATGTGACACTGTTTAAGGAAACACTGGCAGAACACATAAGACGTGCTTTTCATAAATATCCGGGACAGCTAAAGAATGTTGTCGTGAGGGTCTCGATGCCTGCACTGGTGGACTTCGAGTGGCTTGCTGCGGCAGTCAGTGCGTCACCTCTGTCTGCTTGGGACTATGTGTGGTATGCCCCTGAGCAGGAGATACTCTTGGCTGGATTTGGGGTCTCCGACGAGATCACTGCGTCGGGTGACGGCCGATTCGAAGACATACGAGAACAGATGAGCGGATACCATCTCGAACAAAGTGACACAGGGAACGAGTTTGTGCCTCCGTTGTGGTTTGGGGGCTATTCTTTTGATCCCAATCGCAGGGGAGCACCTTGGTTAGACTGGCCGGATGCTCGGTTTATTTTGCCTCGGTGGCAGTTTCGTGCCGGTCGGGAGCAAACTGTGACGTTTCAAACGCGACTGGACGAGGGTATTGATATCGAAGCGGTGGTGCAGGAGGCTGTCAGTGACCTCACAGCTTGGCTTACACCACAGGAGCAGCACACGGACGCATTTTCGCCCTTTTTGCAATCAACTCGGTTGTCACCCATTGGAAAGGATGATTTGAGCCAAGGGTACGAGCAGTGGCGAGATGCTGTCGAGGCAACAGCACGTGAAATCGGGAATATGGAATACCGCAAGGCTGTTTTGGCCCGATGCATGGAAATTCCGCTGGAATCAGGTGCAAACCTGGCTCTCGCTCTGCGCCAGTTGGTCACAAGCTATCCGCAGAGCGTAACCTTTGCACTGCGTCAAGGAGAACAAGTGTTTCTTGGTGCAAGTCCGGAGCGCCTTGTGCGAGTCATGAACCGGGAAGTTCACGTGGATTGTCTGGCAGGCAGTATTCGCCGAGGTGATACGGCGGACGAGGATACGGAAATGGGGCGTCAGTTGCTCGAGAGTGACAAGGATAGGCATGAGCACGCCGTCGTTGTAGACTATGTCGTCACATCCATAGCTGACAAAATCAGTGAGTTAGATGTCGCGAGTCAGCCCATCCTGCGCAGACTTGCTAATGTACAGCACTTATACACTCCTGTACGGGGCCAACTTGACAACGGAGACGTGTTGCAACTGGTGGAACGGCTGCATCCGACTCCGGCTGTTGCAGGTGACCCTCGTCCAACCGCATTGTCAGTCATCCAAAAAAGAGAACAGACCGTACGCGGTTGGTATGCGGGTGCGGTTGGGTTTGTCTCGGCGAGCGGTGACGGTGAATTTGTAGTTGCCCTGAGGTCAGGTCTGCTCGAGCCGGGACGCGGGTACCTGTTTGCTGGAGCAGGGATTATGGCAGAGTCGACTCCGGAAAAGGAATGGCAGGAAACAAAGCTGAAGCTACGCCCGATGCAGACAGCGTTACAACATTCACACATTGGGGGCAAGACGGATGGCTGA
- a CDS encoding PhzF family phenazine biosynthesis protein, whose translation MRQIEVFQVDAFTTAPFSGNPAGVVLSANDLTPLQMQHIARELNCSETAFVIQDDIGNLRFRYFTPATEVDLCGHATVATLHLLHSERNRTGLLRVGTNVGELTMQISVDGTVWMNQAAPKFQRVNDISLKDMAQLLGIDPSAISSEVPFGLAYTGLWDFMVPVTGLDVLEHLQPNFDAIKKLNEQQGAASTHVYTFSTKERDSTLHARDFSPAVGILEDPHTGTASGALGAWLVDQGKLEPGEFVFEQGWSVGRPGFIHVAVSKMQNQMQVKVGGKAATVLKGLMTI comes from the coding sequence ATGAGGCAAATTGAAGTGTTTCAAGTTGATGCGTTTACGACTGCTCCCTTTTCCGGCAACCCTGCAGGCGTCGTGTTATCAGCAAATGATTTGACGCCGCTGCAGATGCAGCACATTGCACGGGAACTAAATTGTTCGGAGACGGCTTTTGTGATTCAGGATGACATTGGGAACCTGCGCTTTCGCTATTTTACCCCTGCCACAGAGGTGGATTTGTGTGGTCACGCGACTGTGGCTACGCTCCACTTGCTTCACAGCGAACGAAATAGGACAGGCCTTTTGCGGGTTGGTACAAATGTTGGAGAGCTTACCATGCAGATTAGTGTTGACGGTACGGTCTGGATGAATCAGGCGGCGCCTAAGTTCCAACGTGTAAATGACATCTCATTAAAGGACATGGCTCAACTACTTGGCATCGACCCGTCTGCCATATCTTCCGAAGTTCCCTTCGGGCTAGCCTATACTGGACTCTGGGACTTCATGGTTCCTGTTACAGGACTTGACGTTCTAGAACATTTGCAGCCGAATTTTGATGCTATAAAGAAATTGAATGAACAACAGGGTGCGGCTAGTACCCACGTCTATACCTTTTCTACCAAGGAGAGAGATAGCACACTCCATGCACGTGATTTTTCTCCTGCCGTTGGCATTTTAGAGGACCCGCATACAGGCACAGCGAGCGGCGCTTTAGGAGCATGGCTTGTAGATCAGGGCAAACTCGAGCCAGGGGAATTTGTTTTTGAACAGGGCTGGTCGGTTGGACGTCCCGGATTCATTCATGTTGCCGTGTCAAAAATGCAGAATCAAATGCAAGTGAAGGTAGGAGGGAAAGCCGCAACGGTGTTAAAGGGACTTATGACCATATGA
- the menB gene encoding 1,4-dihydroxy-2-naphthoyl-CoA synthase: protein MPVQWEIVKEYEDIIYERAQGIARVTINRPEVHNAFRPTTVKEMIDAFEHIRDDETTGVVLLTGAGDKAFCSGGDQRVRGHGGYVGEDTIPRLNVLDLQRQIRALPKPVIAVVKGYAIGGGHVLHVVCDMTIAADNAIFGQTGPKVGSFDAGYGSTLLGRQVGMKKAKEIWFMCRQYNAQEALEMGLVNTVAPLAEVDETAIQWSKEILEKSPIALRFIKMAFNADTDGYAGLQQMAGDATMLYYMSEEAREGKEAFLEKRKPDFSKFRRLP from the coding sequence ATGCCTGTACAGTGGGAGATAGTTAAAGAATATGAAGATATTATCTATGAGCGCGCACAAGGTATCGCACGTGTGACGATTAACCGTCCGGAGGTACATAACGCATTTCGTCCGACGACGGTAAAAGAAATGATTGACGCATTTGAGCACATTCGAGACGATGAGACAACCGGTGTTGTCCTTTTGACTGGAGCCGGGGACAAAGCGTTTTGCTCGGGCGGAGACCAGCGCGTTCGCGGTCATGGAGGCTATGTCGGCGAAGACACCATTCCGCGTCTGAACGTATTGGACCTGCAACGACAAATTCGTGCCTTGCCTAAACCCGTAATAGCGGTAGTGAAGGGATACGCAATTGGCGGCGGCCACGTTCTGCACGTGGTCTGTGACATGACCATTGCAGCGGATAATGCCATTTTCGGACAAACAGGTCCGAAAGTAGGAAGCTTTGACGCCGGCTACGGGTCCACCCTGTTGGGACGGCAGGTAGGCATGAAAAAGGCAAAGGAAATCTGGTTCATGTGCAGACAATACAACGCACAGGAAGCATTGGAGATGGGTCTTGTAAACACAGTTGCACCGTTGGCTGAAGTGGACGAGACTGCGATTCAGTGGTCAAAAGAAATTCTTGAGAAGAGTCCAATTGCACTTCGTTTCATAAAAATGGCTTTCAATGCGGATACAGACGGGTATGCTGGTCTGCAGCAAATGGCCGGTGATGCAACGATGCTTTATTACATGAGTGAGGAAGCGCGTGAAGGCAAGGAAGCATTTCTGGAAAAGAGAAAACCGGACTTTTCAAAGTTCCGCAGACTGCCTTAA
- a CDS encoding DedA family protein has protein sequence MHFDVQHFIHTYGYVGVFFILLTEMIGIPFPAETTLTISGFEWTQHVFSLVPLVVAAVIGNVVGSTVAYGIGRYLGRPVILALGRYVGITEERLNAAERRFQRSELWIVLFAKFIAGIRVLVPYLAGINKMRFYVFSIINAISAVLWVLFFVLIGKYIGIAWRRYHFFFHRFAIPIVILIVVMGLGYVIWRWIRKTRG, from the coding sequence ATGCACTTTGACGTTCAACACTTTATACATACATATGGCTACGTGGGTGTTTTTTTCATTCTGCTAACAGAAATGATAGGAATACCGTTTCCGGCCGAGACGACACTTACAATTTCAGGATTTGAGTGGACACAACACGTTTTTTCTCTCGTACCGTTGGTAGTGGCAGCCGTGATTGGGAACGTTGTGGGATCGACGGTCGCCTACGGTATTGGCCGGTATTTAGGAAGACCCGTTATTCTTGCCCTGGGCAGATACGTAGGAATCACAGAGGAAAGACTAAATGCCGCTGAACGCCGATTTCAAAGGTCAGAACTCTGGATTGTTCTGTTTGCAAAATTCATCGCTGGAATTCGTGTATTGGTGCCGTACTTAGCGGGCATTAACAAGATGCGATTTTATGTGTTTTCTATCATAAATGCAATCAGTGCAGTTCTTTGGGTGCTGTTTTTTGTTCTAATTGGTAAGTACATCGGGATTGCTTGGCGAAGATATCATTTCTTTTTTCACCGTTTCGCGATTCCTATTGTCATTTTGATTGTCGTCATGGGACTTGGTTATGTCATTTGGCGATGGATTCGAAAGACGAGAGGTTGA
- a CDS encoding APC family permease, whose product MKPELQRSLRTPAIFLLGVNGVVGGGIFLLPGQVAKYAGANAVWAVLTAGALCLLIGLAYSEAGSMFNETGGSYVYARQGLGKTAGFSVGWMAWINYVVGWAVLSNGLAVYADTLIPAVKPFRSVLIVLVVGGLAWLNTHGAKKGALSLQVLTVAKFMPLILLVVYGVFFVSAPAGLSAVTVPHANFLKAVLLLVFAYGGFEMAAVPAGEMVNPRKTVAVAIIGTLVGVTLFYMLIQYAALRIDPQLATANAPLATVGRLMFAGGLTFMTIGALLSILGTKSGVALSSPRSLYALARDEVLPGWLATVHPVYKTPVAAIWTTAVFAMALALSHSFSSLILLNVVARLYEYLMVCVSVVALRYRKRSRGLTGMRVPIAIPSTAALLCTVLLTNESVHQLLTAAACLFVGMGFYVLQRYRQRKTEELRYP is encoded by the coding sequence GTGAAACCCGAGCTACAGAGGTCGCTGCGGACACCTGCCATATTTCTACTTGGAGTAAACGGTGTAGTAGGGGGTGGAATCTTTCTCCTTCCTGGACAGGTTGCCAAGTACGCGGGCGCAAACGCTGTTTGGGCAGTGCTCACGGCGGGTGCATTGTGCCTGTTAATTGGGCTGGCGTATTCGGAAGCAGGTTCGATGTTTAACGAGACCGGCGGCTCTTACGTATACGCAAGGCAGGGGTTGGGTAAGACGGCTGGATTCAGCGTGGGGTGGATGGCATGGATTAACTATGTCGTTGGTTGGGCTGTATTGTCCAATGGACTTGCCGTTTATGCGGATACGTTGATACCCGCAGTAAAACCCTTTCGTTCAGTATTAATTGTTTTGGTTGTCGGAGGACTGGCTTGGTTAAATACGCATGGGGCGAAAAAGGGCGCATTGAGTCTGCAGGTCCTGACGGTTGCGAAGTTTATGCCCTTGATCTTATTAGTGGTCTACGGTGTTTTTTTTGTCTCTGCACCGGCCGGACTCTCAGCAGTAACCGTACCTCATGCAAATTTCTTAAAGGCTGTCCTGCTGCTGGTTTTTGCCTACGGCGGATTTGAAATGGCAGCAGTCCCGGCGGGAGAAATGGTCAATCCCAGAAAGACCGTTGCTGTGGCGATTATTGGTACACTCGTTGGCGTAACCTTGTTTTATATGCTAATTCAATATGCAGCCCTTCGAATTGACCCGCAGTTAGCGACTGCCAATGCACCGCTGGCTACAGTTGGGCGACTTATGTTTGCCGGTGGGCTCACTTTTATGACGATTGGCGCATTGTTGTCGATACTGGGAACGAAGAGCGGGGTGGCGTTGTCCTCACCGCGATCGCTTTACGCCTTAGCACGGGATGAGGTACTGCCCGGCTGGCTGGCAACCGTTCACCCGGTGTACAAGACACCTGTAGCAGCTATTTGGACCACAGCCGTATTTGCCATGGCCCTTGCTCTCAGTCACAGTTTCTCCAGTCTCATTTTACTCAATGTAGTAGCCCGCCTGTATGAATATCTTATGGTCTGTGTATCGGTTGTCGCACTGCGCTATCGAAAGCGAAGCCGCGGGCTTACCGGCATGCGAGTCCCAATTGCGATTCCTTCTACGGCCGCTCTGCTTTGCACAGTACTATTGACCAACGAGTCTGTGCATCAACTTTTAACCGCGGCCGCGTGTCTGTTCGTTGGAATGGGGTTCTATGTCCTGCAACGCTACCGCCAACGGAAGACAGAGGAACTGCGATATCCGTGA
- a CDS encoding 1,4-dihydroxy-2-naphthoate polyprenyltransferase gives MTLRHRLHILWRLLRPYTLVAAVVPVLIGTGLAFTKSSFHPGLFISFLLAAILIQSATNIFNEYFDFRRGLDNDKMTGIAGAIVRDGVRPRTVLALAWGFILISVVLGAYICSQTTWWIALLGSVCIAVAYFYSGGPKPLSYTPFGELAASVAMGPVIVLIGFYIETQDITTRAVVASLPIGLLIGAILLGNNIRDIEHDKRGGRRTIAILLGPEGGRILFAGVYVITYIIILALIVLGMLTPWALLVLLTVPSGYAVVKGWMQSRADANKLQAAFKGTALQLLRVGASMFVGLAAAAWIHF, from the coding sequence GTGACCCTTCGGCATCGATTACACATCCTGTGGCGGTTGTTGCGGCCGTACACGCTCGTTGCAGCCGTCGTTCCGGTTCTGATTGGAACAGGGCTGGCATTTACGAAATCATCTTTCCATCCCGGACTTTTCATCAGTTTTCTTTTGGCAGCTATTTTGATTCAATCTGCAACAAACATTTTCAATGAGTATTTTGACTTTCGGCGCGGTCTGGATAACGACAAAATGACCGGGATTGCAGGTGCGATTGTACGCGACGGCGTCCGTCCGAGAACCGTTTTGGCGCTAGCATGGGGATTTATTCTGATAAGTGTTGTGCTGGGGGCGTACATTTGCTCACAGACGACTTGGTGGATCGCGTTGCTCGGCAGCGTCTGCATCGCCGTAGCCTACTTTTATTCGGGAGGACCTAAACCGCTGTCCTATACTCCTTTCGGAGAACTGGCCGCGTCAGTGGCAATGGGACCTGTCATCGTCCTGATTGGATTCTACATTGAGACCCAGGACATTACTACAAGAGCCGTCGTCGCTTCCCTGCCCATTGGTCTGTTGATTGGCGCCATCCTATTGGGAAACAATATTCGTGACATCGAGCATGACAAACGGGGCGGGAGACGGACCATAGCCATTTTGCTCGGACCTGAGGGCGGACGAATCTTGTTTGCTGGGGTGTACGTTATCACCTACATCATCATCCTCGCCTTGATTGTCCTCGGAATGTTAACACCATGGGCCTTACTGGTTTTACTCACGGTTCCGTCAGGCTACGCCGTAGTCAAAGGTTGGATGCAAAGCAGAGCAGATGCAAACAAGCTTCAAGCGGCTTTTAAGGGAACTGCCTTGCAACTCCTGCGCGTCGGGGCGTCCATGTTTGTTGGCTTAGCAGCTGCTGCTTGGATTCACTTTTAA